The Vicia villosa cultivar HV-30 ecotype Madison, WI unplaced genomic scaffold, Vvil1.0 ctg.003619F_1_1, whole genome shotgun sequence genomic interval GTGACACAATATTATTTCAAGCaacaatttttctttaattttcttgAAGAACTTTGCTTACAATGTCTATTCATATACCTTTTCTGAATCTTTTTACTTCAGTATCGTCTCATGCGCCTCAAGAGATGCTTGCAATTCTTCAGGCTTAATCTCTGACAAGTCTTTAGATTCTTCAATTGCCACCACAATGTGATGAAACTTGACTGGAATAGCCTTTGACACCTTTTGCAATCCAAAAGTCTTTTCTCCATATGACTCATTTAATTTGTCAAAGCCACCATCTTTAAGAATAACTCATCAATGGTTTCATCATCTGCAATCTTTCATACTGCTTCCTCAAAGATTGCAACTCCAATTTCTTTAACTTTTCCTATCAACCATATAGCTTATTGAGGGTATCCTAAGCCTCCTTGGCCGTTTCTTGCTCGATAATCTTCTCAAAGATATTCAAATCTACACACTGATGGATCCATATCAAATCTTTTTCATCTTTCTTGCTCAATTCACGATAAGCAACCCTTTGTACCTGAGTAGCATTTGCCTTTAATATCGAGAAACCATCATTCACGATTTCAACCACTTCTTCAACtttgaatatgatttttatttgtgCTCACCATCTATTATAGTTTTCTCCCTTGAAAACTGGTTGATTGGTTAGGAATTAGTTGGAGGTAGTGCTTCCATTCGCCAAGGCTAGAGATTGAGGACCGAATTAGTGCTCCCAATACCAATTTAGTGGGGAGCATGTATCACAGGTTACCTGACAAATGATGATAAATGGAGAAAAAATTATAAAGTGATTGAGGGGAAAAAAGATAATTTATTATTGTGTatgtttcaaaaatgaaaaaagtAGTATTTATATACATACTAGTCACCCAAATAAAAAGTAAAACAAATAGGATAAAACAAAATTGATATACCCCAAAGTATATGATATAAAACATGTCTATCTAACTAAAACTGATATATCCACTCGAGTCTATTATATAATTCCTCCGGTCTCATATATAAGCAAATTTACAAACAAAACCACCCTTTAAGAAAAATGTCTAAATGCATCTAAGTCTTAGACTCTTTCTAACTTTACTCCTACTTTTTGCTTTGAAAATTGTTAAAGAcataaaaatgtgaaaaaaaagtAGCGGTATATTTGAAATAATAACATTGAATGTAATAATTATAGATGTCTTTTGCTTATATTTAAGaacattgaattttttttgttgctTATATTTGAGACCGGAGAGTGTACCTCCCAAATATAATCTCTAAGCAAATTGAATTGACTACAATAACTATGTCAtgtttaggggtggcaaaacaggcccGACTCGCTGGGCATGCCAGTTTTGCACACATATTTTCGCAGGACGGGACAAAGTTTTAGGCTCACAACTTCTAATATGCCTGACTGCCTTGTTTTTTTTTGCGGGCTTTACATAAAAAAGATCCAAAGTTCGTAGACATTCTCCGGCCCCGCTCTCACTTTTCTGCAGGGAGGGCCAAGATTTTAGACTCGTACCCTTAACTATGTCCGTTCCGCTCTATTTTTTGCAGACTTTTGTAGAACGGACCTAAATGGGACgaacatgcccgtttgccacccctagtcatGTTTTCTTTTCCAAATGAATAGActcatttgttttatttattttcttcatttttttcttattattttgcaTTTCCAATTTCCTACCACATAACAAATCcaaccaaaacaaaaataaaaaaacattaaaaaaaacaaaactagagAAAGGGGTAGAAACTAGAAAGTGTGTGATGTTGGGAGCAACAAAAACCAAAACAATTTTATTTCACACATTCTCTGTTGCATTATCACAAACACCCGAAACTCTATCTCACTATGCAACTAGCAATGGCTTCACAAACTCTCGTCTCACCTTCAACACTCTCTTCTCACTCTCTTCTCCGAACATCTTTCTCCGGTGTCTCCGTCAAGCTCGCTCCCCAATTCTCAACCCTTACAAGAACTTCCAATTTCAAACCTCTCACCGTCGTTGCTGCTGCCAAGAAAGCCGTCGCTGTCCTTAAGGGAACCTCCGCCGTCGAAGGTGTTGTCACTCTCACTCAAGACGACGAAGGTGGCTCCTCTTCCTAATCCTTTCAAATCTCCATTTCACTTGTCAATTTATCAATAGTAATTTGGGTTTTTTTATTGTTACTGAAAATTGAAATGAATGGCATGCTTCATTGTGAATTAGTTGCAGTCTATGTAGCACCGCATCTCTGAAAAATGATGTGTATGTATCGGTGTCCGAGAACGATTGAGTTTAATTTATTAGTTTTCTTCAAATTCTTACTCCGACCTGTCGGTGTCGTGTTTTTCGTGTTCGTGCTTTATAGGTTGCCATTATGCTAATAGGTTGCAGTTTTGTTAAGTATATTTAGTAATGTAATGATTACTTCTCCATGTGCTGAATTGCATAACTAGAAGCTATATatgtttttgaattttgtttgATGAGTAGGTCCAACAACAGTTAATGTTCGAATCACTGGCCTTACTCCAGGGCTTCATGGTTTTCACCTAGTGAGTGTTCCTTTATGTCCCTtccttcaaaaaaattatttacttatCTGCCTCTATAATATGTGTTGCTTTAACTTGTAGCATGAGTATGGTGATACCACTAATGGGTGTATCTCAACAGGTAATGCAGACATTTGTTTCCATTTTGTTGTATCTTCTTTTTTTGCTAGGGTTTTATTTGACTAAAATTGGGACTGTTTTCTTCTTGAATCTCTTATTTAGGACCACATTTTAATCCCAACAAGTTGACACATGGTGCTCCTGAAGATGAAATCCGTCATGCGGGTGACCTGGGAAACATAGTTGCTAATGCTGAAGGTAATGCTTCTCTAGTTTCATCTGCTTTGAAAAGCTTTCTGGATCTTCTAATCTTCTTATGTGTCGTTTTTTGATTTTGGGAAATGCAGGAGTTGCAGAGGCGACAATCGTGGACAATCAGGTGTGCTTTgttatttgtattttaaaaatatgatagTTGACAGTTCTTTTGATAATTATTTCAAGCCATGGTTCTTGTGCCTGTGGGTCGGAACACTGAGTTTTTTGAAGAAACTATATGGTGTGTTGTTGAATGTAGCTAACCTTGTTCTTTGACAAAATCATGCAGATACCACTCACTGGCCCCAATTCAGTCGTTGGGAGAGCCTTAGTGGTTCACGAACTTCAAGATGACCTGGGAAAGGGTTAGttctttcattttaaatatttattgatattttccTTATGATTTATGCTATAGATGAAAATACTGTCTAATGGGTTTACAGAAAATAACGAAGTAAACTGATGAAATTTTATTGATAGACCAATGGAGAAAATAGTATAACAGAATGAAAAACAAATCTCGTAGAGGGATACTACTAGCCTATTCCAGTGGTTCTCACGAGAGTATTCTCTCTTTCCAATAACATAATTCTAAGATGATTCTCTTACACCACATTATTCCCTTATATAACTAACTCTGATGTCAGTCCTGCCTCCAGTTCGTCCTTCCAGATACTCTCACTATATCCTTATGTGCTTCCTTTGGTATACTCCATATTTTGGGCCTGTCCACAACCTTCTTAAGTGTGACTCCCTGATCATTAGGCCCAACTCCCTCATTCCTATCACTGTCACAAGCTTCAAACCAGCTTACCCAAATAGACAAGAGATGAGTGTCTACTTGTCACAGGGGAAGAATGCCATGAATATGAAGTTGCTTGTTTATGTTCTTTCTAACATTGTATATCTCATGTTGTGTTTGTAGTCTTGTATATCGAGTATGGTATGTAAATAATAACTGAAGTATTTTTATTTTGGTCTCATCTGCATCTGCTCATACTTTTGCAGGTGGACATGAACTTAGTTTGAGCACCGGGAATGCTGGTGGAAGATTAGCTTGTGGTATGTAGAAACTTATGCATTAAAACAGTTCTATCCTTTTCTTATTTGTCAATTCTTACATGTTTATGATTATATCATATGTTATTTGATTTGCACTTTTCTTCAATTACTTTCCATTAAGCAATGCGCATCTTTGATATGGTTTAGAATCAAGCTCCATACATTATTCTCAAAGAGTTGCGCATTTAAGTCTGGATAAGCTGGGTCTCGATTTATAGCAGATGAACACTATCTACTGCTAAATTGAACAAATGGTTTTATTGAAATTATGGCATGTACATGTTGCTATATGTTAGGTTGACGTAAATGATACTTGAGAATATGTTAGGTTGACGTAGATGACTATTGGTTTAGAATATCGTTTTGCATATATGCTTTTAGACCTTTGACAGTGATATGATACAATTGTGGAATTCATTCTCCAATTAAAACAAGAAAGTATATGCAGTTTCTCATTTTGTTGCCTTCTTGGATTGGAGTTATTGGCTTAAAATTAAATTTGATAAATTTTTTACTGAATGGTATCAATATATTTCGATTAAAAGAGAAATCACAAGCTTGAATACATAActgtcaattttttttataagctaTAGGTTTACATTTAAATCAAAGCCTTTCCCAATTATAGTGATTGCATTTAAACTTATAGATGTTATGCCACATGTCATACTTGCAATTTGTCTAAAAACATAATATTTGGTGTTAAAAGCTATAGAAGCACCTTTTTTTGTCATCTATCAGGCATTTAGCAGTCCATTTTAAAGTAGTATTGGCAATACAGTAGAAAGACGGTAAAGGGCATGGTTTCGCTCAAAGCACCTTTGCTGCTAAGATATTAACCTGCCTCGCAAGAACAATATTAAAACCTGCATGCACACCATACTTGCATCGCCTATTTCACACACTCATTGATGTTTGAGCTATGTTCATACATTACAATAGTTTATCAGCATCTTAAAAGTTATCTCTTATTTCATATAGACTAAATAGTCTATCAAGAAAATTTGTTGAACTAGTAAAGAAAAGTTGATATatctttattaataaatattaaataatatgagCATAATGTAAATTTAGATTATAGGTTAAACTTGTTTCATGCATGGTGGGTACTCTTGTACCAGGGTGAAATTCTTATGCTCATTCTATAGTCCAATTCTCAAAAGTTATAGCTGATTTATATGTCTGCAATCTTTATAATGTTTTTACTATAATGTTTCTGCATCAAACATTTTATGTTTCTACTCTATGATAATGTTTTTGTTGTGCTTGCTTGTTTGCAGGTGTGGTTGGCTTGACTCCAGTATAAATGCTTCAAATGCTTTTGCACCAGCCTTGTTATTTTATCTGATGTTTGATATCTTCAGTTATCCTTGTTTTATGAAGCATGATATTAATCACCTTTCAGAAATTAATCACCCCCATGAAGTTTTACTGTTATTTGTTCTCTTCAATTAGCAATGTAAACTATAGAGCTTAATGTCCTCGAGATTGCGAAACACGGCAGTCGTTTACTAGATAGTTTCATCATGCAGTCAGGTGGGTGTTTCTTTCCTAATAAAGTTTAATTTCTGATGGTGTTCTTGTTCCCTACTTGTGAGAGAACCTATGTTGATATTCTGTATTACTTGTGTTCCTAGTTAGCTATAATGGTTCATGTGCAAAAGTAGAGTCCTTGCTATGTAACACCGACATCTCTGAAAAGGCGTGTCTGTGGACACTTGCACCGACACTTGTGATTGCACCAACACTTGTGATTACATTTTggttattcattttttcaaattattatcgatATCACCGTGTTGAGGTCGGGGTCATGTTCCGTGTGTTGGTGCTTCATAGGGGACTTATTTGTCTAATAGCATGTTTTGGTTAGACATCTAATACCTCCCTCTCTGTTTTAAACTTAAAGCTGCAAATCTAAGCTGTgggaattttttttgtaaattcttAAAAAATTAAATGCGCAGATTTtaagattatattttatttagttcattttagaaaataaatttattttaaattaaatttcttacttttcaatattaaaataaatgttatttttccaattgcataatttaattattaatgcgTACTATTCCAAAGTTAATTTAATGAAAGTGTAGTGTTTTTTATATCGACAACAATTCTAAATATAAATTAAAgatttaattgtaattttgatCCTCAACATTATAATTATGTTTTTTTCCTtccatttttttaatgattttgatttcttGCGTTTTTCTAATTTATAGTCTTCCACTCAATTCTCCTTCAAATTTTTGctaaagaaataatatttattaatgtgACACCCAAAAATTTTTGctaaagaaataatatttattaatgtgACACCCAATTCTCATGGCATTTAGTATTAAGTCTTAAGAATAGAAACAAAATTATCGGATACATGATGGAAtctctaattaattttttttatttataacttaatgtttttaatatttaattttaaagcaAAGTTATATTGATTATGACTCATGAAAATGAGATGTCCTGGGAGTGCACTATATTTGGTACATCAATCAATTGGAAATTAATACTTTAAAAGGTTGTAGCCTTATCAATCAATGGAGTTGAATATGTTGTCTTCACTAGTAATATTTTAAAAGGTATATTGTCTTCACTGAAGTTGTTAATGAAGCATTGTGGTTTGAAGGGTTTGCTAAAGAATTGAAACATCAAGGTCCAgctatcactgttaaatgtgatagtcaaaatgTCATACATCTGTCGAAAAATTAAGCCTATCATGAGAGAACCAAACACATTTATGTTATGCTACATTTCGTCAAGGAGAAAATCAAAAGTGGTGAAATCAAAGTGATGAAGGTTTTGGATTATCACAATGCTGCAAATATGATCACCAATTCATCCCTAAGCAACAAGTTCTTCCTCTGTatacagttgataaagctgcatgatgaaagctagtttgttcccttcaTGTTGTAGAGTTTGAGataaggtggagatttgtggtaTTTGAATCGAACTCTAGTCTCGAGAAGGGTAGGTTCATGGTTCGACTGAGTAGTGATGTTGTAGTCAACGTCTGTTCTATTCTAGTATGCAATAGTCGAAGATGTGTGTGTTGTGGTCGAAGTTTGTTCTAGCATGCAGTTGTATAAGTCAGCTTAGTGTCTAAGTTAGCTATGTATGTCATGTATATATGAGTTATCATCATACATAAAATACATAGTAGTCTATAAATAGGCTGATCTCCCAGGTTGTTAAGAGAGGTCCAAGTTGGGTGTTATTCTGTAATACTTGTAATCATAAACCCTAATGAGAATGTAGAGAATAAcaatattaacaaattttattttcttctttttcttccctCTCCTTTGTTAATTGAAATGTTTCTTGGTCAATTAAGAAACTCTTTCTTTCTCACAAAATTACATCGTTAATTGGCATCGTTTGTTAcaacaaatattaattattaattatggcGTAGCACAAGTGTTATgaaaatgatacataaacatTAAAGGATGCAAACACATTGCCCAGTTAAACTACATATCTAAACAATCTATTACACAATCTAATGCTCAATCTCTACAAATGCATGTATAGAAAAATCAAATGTAAAAATCTTGCATTCAAAAACTTATCAAATGTGAGTTTGATATTGAGTACTTTGATTGATTGGATGTTGTGAGTAGAAACTTAGAAGTGAGTTGAGAGAGTTTTTAGAGTTTGAAAGAGTTTGAGAGAGTATACTAGAAATGAGGAAGGGGGAGTCTCGCACCTTACTGATTAAAATCGTCAAGCGTTGCATTTTCGTAAATGactcggatatgcatttccgtattaaattttgataaaaattataGTCTGACTCACTTACGAATGAATTATGTGTGAACTGTGTAACGCCTGTTTTTCATTTAAGtactttatttaattatgtgctaTGTGATTTATTTAATCATTAAGTGGTAAATTATATGCTTATGTGATATTTGTGTTATATATCGAGTTTTAATAGTAAATAACATGAGTTAATGAGTTAGATGAATTATTGGGCCTAGGTTGACATTAGTAAGTGGGGAgtgttaattagagcccattagtaattaggAAGATAGTAAGAGTTTCACAAAACAAGGTTTTTAGAGAAGAATAGAATTAGAACTCATCTTTGGggattttggtgaaagaagagaagagagaagagaagaggagaatctcaaggttgaagatagagttgtcttcaatccaaaacctaaggtaagggtgggattctttcatgataaagggatgtatgatgatgtttagggtgggttgGATTGTATGTTGAACCATGGGTTACCTTTGTGTAGAACTTTAGGGTTTATgatgaaaatgcatgaaatctttgattgatgtttgatgatagaTGATGATAGAT includes:
- the LOC131641292 gene encoding superoxide dismutase [Cu-Zn], chloroplastic-like; translation: MQLAMASQTLVSPSTLSSHSLLRTSFSGVSVKLAPQFSTLTRTSNFKPLTVVAAAKKAVAVLKGTSAVEGVVTLTQDDEGPTTVNVRITGLTPGLHGFHLHEYGDTTNGCISTGPHFNPNKLTHGAPEDEIRHAGDLGNIVANAEGVAEATIVDNQIPLTGPNSVVGRALVVHELQDDLGKGGHELSLSTGNAGGRLACGVVGLTPV